The candidate division WOR-3 bacterium sequence CAGCTTCGGCAGACTTTTTGGCGAGGGGGAAATTACCAACCAGTTTTTCCCAGCATTCAATAGCATTGGCATAATATTCCAGATTATAATAGGCCAGACCTGCATAAAACAACGCCGGGACTGCACACCGTTCATCCTTGGGAAAAGTATTATACAAAGCCTCAAATGTTTCCCGTGCCTTCATGTAATCCCGCTGGTTATACTGGGTATAGCCAAGTCCAAGGTAGATAGCAATCACTAACGAAGAATCATCATAAGGGGTTTTGCTCATGTTTTCAAATATCTCCTGGGCTTCGCGATTTCGTTCCTGATTATACAAAGCATAAGCGAGACCTAAACGGGCATAAGGAGAGATTTCAATACCGAAGTAATCTTTGGTCACCGCAAGATAGGTCTTTTCGGCTTCACTGAAATTTTTTAAATAGTAGTATGCTTCTGCAAGAAAGTATAATGTTCTTCCTCGCCACTCACTCTTTTCTTCCGGAAAATCTTTTATATATTTACTCCCAAATGTTACTGCATATTCAAAATTTTTTAGGTTATAAAGTGAATACATAAGCATCGTTGCCCCGGGTTCACGCAAGGGTGAGCGGGGATATTTTGCTAATAAGGACTCAAAGAAACGGATAGCGTTGACATAGTCCTTTTTCTGGAAATAAATCATACCGGTCAGATACTCACCAACACTGGCAAGTTCGCCAGTAGCAAACATTGTGGCAAGCTGCGCTGAGGAAGTCAACGCCTGGAGTGTATCACCATAGGCAAGTAATGCCTTGGTCAACTGGAGGTTGGCATAAGAGGAAATCAGGGTATTCGGGTAATTGGCTCTAACCCGTTGAAAGGCACTCACCGCTCCTAATCCATCACCGAGATTAGTCCGGCATATCCCGAGCAGATAACCGGCATGGGCAGCGAGAAGATTATCCCGGTGTCGGGTAAGAGGGATCAGATGTTCAACGGCCCCCGCATAATCTTTATAATGGATTAAAGAGGCGGCATAGAAGAAATGGGCATAATCAACAAGTGGCGATTTTGGATAATAGGCTATGAAATCGCGAAATTTGACCCGGGCACCGTCAAAATCTTTATTGAAAAATAGGGCTTCAGCCCTGGAGAATTCCGCAAGAATTGCAATCGGGGTATTCGGTGCCTGGTCTAAAATCTCTTTAAATGATTTTATCGCCTCCAGGGGATAGCCCAAACGGGCGAGGCTCTTACCGTAATAAAATTTCGCCTCCAGCAGATTTATATCCTCAAGTTTTTCTTTGGCTTCCAAATAGCTCCCCCGGAAATAATATAGCACACCAAGCGCAAAATTTGCCCGGTTCTCTTCTCGATATGCAGGATTTTTTATCAATTTCTGTAACACCTGTTCGGCTTCTTTATAATTACCCTGGAGAATATCTATGATACCAATGGCATAGAGACACTCGGGTTCTAAATAATCGTATTTCTTGTGGCGGAGTATGATCTCAAAATTCTCTTTGGCTCTGTCATATTCTTTGATATTGAAATAACACTCAGCCACCCGGAAGCGGATTTCATCTTCGAAATCAGTTTTACCATATTTTTTTAAAATCGCCAAGAAATATTGCAATGCCTGTTCGTAATTCTCCTGGAGGAAAAGCTTGTGGGCAATTTCATAATCGGTGATGAGTTGATTGTAATCGGTGAGAGCAAAAATCAAAAATAGTAGTAGCATTACTACTCCTGGGGCACGAATTCGATCTCACCCTTGGGACCAAGGGTTACGATCTTCACCAGATAATCGCTAAACGAGATTCGTTCTTTTCCCTTGTCAATAATGATTATTTCATAATAATACTTGCCATCGGCAACTAATCTTCCCACATCGTCCAGGCCATCCCAGGATAACCTT is a genomic window containing:
- a CDS encoding tetratricopeptide repeat protein — encoded protein: MLLLFLIFALTDYNQLITDYEIAHKLFLQENYEQALQYFLAILKKYGKTDFEDEIRFRVAECYFNIKEYDRAKENFEIILRHKKYDYLEPECLYAIGIIDILQGNYKEAEQVLQKLIKNPAYREENRANFALGVLYYFRGSYLEAKEKLEDINLLEAKFYYGKSLARLGYPLEAIKSFKEILDQAPNTPIAILAEFSRAEALFFNKDFDGARVKFRDFIAYYPKSPLVDYAHFFYAASLIHYKDYAGAVEHLIPLTRHRDNLLAAHAGYLLGICRTNLGDGLGAVSAFQRVRANYPNTLISSYANLQLTKALLAYGDTLQALTSSAQLATMFATGELASVGEYLTGMIYFQKKDYVNAIRFFESLLAKYPRSPLREPGATMLMYSLYNLKNFEYAVTFGSKYIKDFPEEKSEWRGRTLYFLAEAYYYLKNFSEAEKTYLAVTKDYFGIEISPYARLGLAYALYNQERNREAQEIFENMSKTPYDDSSLVIAIYLGLGYTQYNQRDYMKARETFEALYNTFPKDERCAVPALFYAGLAYYNLEYYANAIECWEKLVGNFPLAKKSAEAGFRAGDTYFKALEYEKARSLFRWVVENHPHDDFARSAQLALAQSYYNQKNYDEAIREFQKFLDLYPTAEEATAARKGMEMCYYQKGLESTEAMQYFVERFPQSELAADGQYQIAQKFFDEKKYQQAMEEFIKVVINFPNSSYAPDALLLAAECAVNIEDWLKAAELYERYLGYFPKGKEKDAVYFNLGTSYFNLKEYGKALKSFQVVVDSFPSSPYSANAQHNVGVCRKYLGEGGVGTPETALPKMEPSPDSLKK